The Niastella koreensis GR20-10 genome includes a window with the following:
- a CDS encoding TonB-dependent receptor, translating to MSKIYVLIIACLLTAFCTNAQTGKLAGKILNEKNEPLVGVSVKITGSQGGTTTDVEGRFTLTLSAGKKYELTFSAVGYGSKTIDEVEVTPGQVTDLNVSLTATGKNLNTVTVTANRSSARKETTASLIQYQKNTNTVAAVISAESIRRSPDRNTGEVLKRVPGTSIIDGKYLVVRGLSDRYNFAMLNGIPLSSTEPDRKTFSFDIFPASLIDNIIINKAFVPELPAEWAGGLVQVNTKDVPAAGFLNITVGTGFNTQTLSKDFYNYQGGKYDWLGIDDGIRALPAEMPTKSKFNSLGDGDKAQLGKSFSNIWTSDKASSVFARLNSKFELSGGFTKVFKNGYKLGATLGLTYNQNVKRTHIQNGVYTVANNIPSLNIDYDNEKYSHDVLWGGLANVTLQLGNNHKISVKNLFNVNSTNYVTERTGLDYAQGNDGQPLIARELALKSNIFYNTQISGDHNLPTIKTKLHWYGSFNILDQYIPDQRRIQYNLESTPTGNRYMLLGVAQTSQLSGSRYFGYLSDYIYTAGGDVTKSFNLFGLSQSVKAGYLFQVKDRLFDSRPFTIYLPNDNAALRALPADKIYAPENFGNGFDNKFAISELSSNRYRYIANSILNAGFIQFDNQFTDKLRATWGVRVEDYDQLIGSVKQSDPRHLHTEVRDFLPGVNITYKLGSSANLRLSGSQTVVRPEFRELSDFQFYDFDMNATLTGNKYLERTKITNADFRYELYPKAGEVFSIGVFYKYFQKPIEFSFNPAGLGSQFNYVNADKATGYGAELEYRKKLDFVQALHNFTFQGNFSYIYNRVKSESLTLDRPMQGQSPYVINAALQYDVEKLGLYTTLLYNQIGDRIAFVGNKVLGIPEIWENTRPLLDLQVAKKVIKSKGEVKLNVSDIFNKAANYYYDFNENKKYDKSSDKLVIKRKYGTTFNISFSYNIK from the coding sequence GTGAGCAAAATTTATGTTCTTATAATTGCTTGTTTGCTGACTGCTTTCTGCACAAATGCCCAAACGGGTAAACTGGCTGGTAAAATTCTTAATGAGAAGAATGAACCGCTTGTAGGGGTATCTGTAAAAATTACGGGCAGCCAGGGTGGTACCACCACCGATGTAGAAGGCCGCTTTACACTTACTCTCTCAGCCGGAAAAAAATACGAGTTAACATTTTCTGCTGTTGGCTATGGTTCCAAAACCATAGATGAGGTTGAGGTAACTCCCGGACAGGTTACCGATCTGAATGTTTCTTTAACGGCAACCGGTAAAAACCTGAATACAGTAACAGTTACCGCAAACCGTTCTTCAGCGCGTAAGGAAACAACCGCTTCGTTAATTCAGTATCAAAAAAATACCAATACAGTAGCTGCAGTAATATCGGCTGAGTCTATCCGCCGCTCACCAGATAGAAATACCGGTGAAGTGTTGAAACGGGTACCTGGTACTTCAATTATAGATGGCAAATACCTTGTAGTAAGAGGTTTGAGCGACCGGTACAATTTTGCCATGCTGAATGGTATTCCGTTGAGCAGCACCGAGCCCGATCGCAAAACATTCTCCTTTGACATCTTTCCTGCTTCACTGATAGATAATATTATTATTAATAAAGCTTTTGTTCCCGAACTGCCTGCAGAATGGGCTGGTGGTTTGGTACAGGTAAATACCAAAGACGTTCCGGCAGCTGGTTTTCTGAATATAACTGTTGGTACCGGTTTTAATACCCAAACATTAAGTAAAGATTTTTACAACTATCAGGGTGGTAAATACGACTGGTTAGGCATTGATGATGGCATCCGGGCGCTTCCTGCTGAAATGCCTACCAAATCTAAATTCAACTCCCTGGGTGATGGCGACAAAGCGCAATTAGGAAAAAGCTTTAGCAATATCTGGACTTCAGATAAAGCCTCTTCTGTTTTTGCAAGATTGAATTCCAAATTTGAGCTCAGTGGTGGTTTTACCAAAGTGTTTAAAAATGGTTATAAACTGGGTGCAACCCTTGGCTTAACCTATAACCAAAATGTAAAACGCACGCACATCCAAAACGGTGTGTATACTGTTGCTAATAATATCCCCAGTCTGAATATTGATTACGATAATGAGAAATACAGCCATGATGTGCTGTGGGGTGGTTTGGCGAATGTTACCCTTCAATTAGGTAATAATCATAAGATCTCTGTCAAGAACCTGTTCAACGTGAACTCCACTAATTATGTTACCGAAAGAACCGGTCTTGATTACGCACAGGGTAATGATGGACAACCCCTCATAGCAAGGGAATTGGCGTTAAAATCAAACATATTTTATAATACCCAGATCTCAGGCGATCATAACCTGCCTACTATAAAAACCAAACTCCACTGGTATGGCAGTTTTAATATTCTTGACCAGTATATTCCTGATCAACGCCGTATTCAATACAACCTTGAATCTACTCCAACGGGTAATCGATATATGTTGCTGGGTGTTGCACAAACTTCTCAGTTATCTGGCAGCCGCTATTTCGGCTACTTAAGCGATTATATTTATACAGCAGGTGGCGATGTAACCAAGTCATTCAATTTATTTGGACTGAGCCAGTCAGTTAAAGCTGGTTACCTGTTCCAGGTAAAAGACCGGTTATTTGATTCAAGACCATTTACCATTTATCTGCCAAATGATAATGCAGCATTACGTGCATTACCCGCCGATAAGATCTATGCACCGGAGAACTTTGGTAATGGCTTCGATAATAAATTTGCCATCAGCGAGTTGAGCAGTAATAGATACCGCTATATCGCGAATTCTATTTTAAATGCAGGATTTATCCAGTTCGATAACCAGTTCACCGATAAACTGAGAGCCACCTGGGGTGTACGGGTAGAAGATTATGATCAGTTGATAGGAAGTGTAAAGCAAAGTGACCCCCGTCATTTGCATACCGAAGTGAGAGACTTTTTGCCAGGTGTAAACATTACTTATAAATTGGGAAGCTCAGCCAACCTGCGTTTATCAGGATCGCAAACAGTGGTACGTCCGGAGTTCCGTGAATTGAGCGATTTTCAATTCTATGATTTTGATATGAACGCTACGTTAACCGGTAACAAATACCTGGAGCGTACTAAAATAACCAATGCCGATTTCCGGTATGAGTTGTATCCAAAAGCGGGGGAAGTATTTTCAATTGGTGTATTTTATAAATATTTCCAAAAGCCAATTGAGTTTTCTTTCAACCCTGCAGGACTTGGCAGCCAGTTCAATTATGTAAATGCTGATAAGGCAACAGGCTATGGTGCAGAACTGGAATACCGGAAGAAATTGGATTTTGTACAGGCATTACACAACTTCACATTCCAGGGTAATTTCTCTTACATCTATAACCGGGTAAAATCAGAGAGTTTAACATTAGACAGGCCAATGCAGGGACAAAGCCCTTATGTTATAAATGCTGCTTTACAATATGACGTTGAAAAACTGGGATTGTATACTACGTTGTTATATAACCAGATTGGCGATAGAATTGCTTTTGTAGGCAATAAAGTTCTGGGAATACCGGAAATCTGGGAAAACACCCGTCCTTTATTGGATTTGCAGGTTGCCAAAAAAGTAATAAAAAGCAAAGGCGAGGTTAAACTGAACGTTTCAGACATCTTTAACAAGGCTGCTAATTATTATTACGACTTTAACGAAAACAAGAAGTATGATAAATCAAGCGATAAGCTGGTTATCAAACGCAAATACGGCACTACTTTCAACATTTCATTTTCTTACAACATAAAATAA
- a CDS encoding glycosyltransferase family protein, producing the protein MKIFYAIQATGNGHISRAMELLPYLQKFGTVDIFLSGANSTLSLNAPIKYRSKGLSLFYTCDGSLDYWKIVKSISPYRVMKEVRDLPVENYDLVINDFECITALACARKKVPSVNFGHQASFVSDKTPRPDKPSKAGEWILQNYAKASNYIGLHFESYDDFIFSPVIKEEILQAEATNKGHITVYLPSYCDKQLIELLKLFKDHRFEVFSRQALKPYTVDHLNFRPVDSKDFNRSLISCHGIVCGAGFETPAEALYLNKKMIAIPIQGQYEQQCNAAALKKIGITTLDKIDDDFTGTFNNWVNDPKTPSVHYQYSTEAIINILMYRCTDLKWQLEIPYPDLIFN; encoded by the coding sequence ATGAAGATATTCTACGCAATACAGGCTACAGGCAACGGACACATCAGTCGTGCTATGGAATTGTTGCCCTATTTACAGAAATTTGGTACGGTTGACATTTTTTTAAGCGGCGCCAACAGCACGCTTTCCCTGAATGCCCCTATTAAATACCGCAGCAAAGGATTGAGCCTGTTTTACACCTGCGATGGCAGCCTCGATTACTGGAAGATTGTTAAAAGCATTTCACCCTACCGGGTTATGAAAGAAGTGCGCGACCTCCCCGTTGAAAATTACGACCTGGTAATTAACGATTTTGAGTGTATTACCGCTTTAGCCTGCGCGCGTAAAAAAGTGCCTTCGGTGAACTTTGGTCACCAGGCCAGCTTTGTATCCGACAAAACTCCCCGGCCCGATAAACCCAGCAAAGCCGGTGAATGGATTCTGCAGAACTACGCCAAGGCTTCCAACTATATTGGTCTGCATTTTGAGAGTTATGATGACTTCATTTTTTCACCTGTTATCAAAGAAGAGATCTTACAGGCCGAAGCCACCAATAAAGGTCATATAACCGTTTACCTTCCCTCCTATTGTGATAAGCAGTTAATAGAATTGCTGAAGCTTTTTAAAGACCACCGGTTCGAGGTGTTCAGCCGCCAGGCGTTAAAACCATACACGGTCGATCATCTGAACTTCCGCCCGGTTGATTCAAAAGATTTCAACCGCAGCCTTATCAGCTGTCATGGTATCGTATGCGGGGCCGGTTTTGAAACTCCGGCAGAAGCTCTGTACCTGAATAAAAAAATGATTGCTATTCCTATCCAGGGTCAATACGAACAACAATGCAATGCTGCCGCCCTGAAGAAGATCGGCATCACCACCCTGGACAAGATCGATGATGATTTTACCGGTACCTTCAACAACTGGGTGAACGATCCCAAAACACCCAGCGTACACTACCAGTATTCAACTGAAGCAATCATTAATATACTTATGTACCGCTGCACCGATCTTAAATGGCAGCTCGAGATTCCCTATCCCGATCTTATTTTCAATTAA
- a CDS encoding UDP-2,3-diacylglucosamine diphosphatase gives MEKRAVDVVVISDVHLGTYGCRAKELVAYLKSILPNILILNGDIIDGWQFSKRYFPASHMAVIKEVLNLITKGTRVFYITGNHDELLRRYADFQLSHFTLTDKLVLEIDNKMTWIFHGDVFDNTTKGGARVLAKLGSSGYGALILFNRLVNSVLKIFGREKLSISKNVMASVNKMAKIDAFEQIAAELAIEKKYEYVICGHIHQPQKRVIENEKGKVTYLNSGDWVEHLTALEYKQNEWTIFEYNEKDFPQTAIDIPAKVNVLTDEISFYINSLAI, from the coding sequence ATGGAAAAACGAGCAGTAGATGTGGTAGTTATATCTGATGTACACTTAGGTACATACGGATGTCGTGCAAAAGAACTGGTTGCTTACCTGAAAAGTATCCTGCCTAACATTCTTATCCTTAACGGGGACATCATTGACGGATGGCAATTCTCCAAACGTTATTTCCCCGCCTCCCATATGGCGGTTATAAAAGAGGTGTTGAACCTGATCACCAAGGGTACGCGCGTTTTTTACATTACCGGTAACCATGATGAGTTACTCCGCCGGTACGCCGATTTTCAGCTCAGCCATTTTACCCTGACCGACAAATTGGTACTGGAGATCGATAATAAAATGACCTGGATCTTTCACGGTGACGTGTTTGACAATACCACAAAAGGCGGCGCCAGGGTATTGGCAAAATTGGGCAGCAGCGGTTATGGCGCATTGATCCTGTTTAACCGGCTGGTAAATTCTGTGTTGAAAATTTTTGGCCGGGAGAAATTATCCATTTCAAAAAATGTAATGGCCAGCGTAAACAAGATGGCCAAGATAGACGCCTTTGAACAAATTGCCGCCGAACTGGCCATCGAGAAAAAATATGAGTATGTGATCTGTGGCCATATTCACCAGCCGCAAAAAAGAGTGATCGAAAACGAAAAAGGAAAAGTTACATACCTGAATTCGGGCGACTGGGTGGAACATTTAACCGCCCTGGAGTACAAGCAAAACGAATGGACCATTTTTGAATACAACGAAAAAGATTTCCCGCAAACTGCTATTGATATACCAGCCAAAGTAAACGTGTTAACTGATGAGATCAGTTTTTACATAAACTCACTGGCTATTTAA
- a CDS encoding choice-of-anchor E domain-containing protein produces MLKRTVLLPVILLIAYHSKAQCSGNTSSISYDTTVHALGNSLYSFSFPKFNPTLGTLTEVDITTNITLIYNFKLENGEVNPVTNYRVKVFRDDEINSSALLDPLTSSFQKQYGYYSLAGSDGIPNSGPDFTQQGPLYVMNQKSTTYTVYNTADFMVNDSVYFDYTTSTYSAAQGSINNNLEGSAQDAVNFRITYKYCPQVVLAADITSFTTNKINDASIDIKWITLNEKNNRNYAIQKSTDGKVFGNVTELAAKTGTAQTGAYSYSYPVQLADNNKILWFRIKQTDTNGSIQYSAVRAIKINGTANEQLKLYPNPAKGASNLIFSNNKRGNWEVNIHSVNGQLLKRYSFTNALTGNINTGNELGKGIYMVRIINKTTQEKLVRQLIIQ; encoded by the coding sequence ATGTTGAAACGGACCGTACTGCTTCCTGTTATTCTTTTAATAGCATACCACAGTAAAGCACAATGCAGTGGCAACACCAGCTCAATCTCCTACGACACTACGGTGCATGCATTGGGTAACTCGTTATATTCCTTTTCGTTTCCCAAATTCAACCCCACACTGGGTACCTTAACCGAGGTAGACATCACAACCAATATAACCCTCATCTACAACTTTAAACTGGAAAACGGAGAGGTGAACCCGGTAACCAATTACCGGGTAAAAGTATTCCGCGACGATGAAATAAACAGTTCGGCCCTGCTTGATCCCTTGACCAGTTCCTTTCAGAAACAATACGGTTATTATTCCCTTGCCGGTTCTGATGGCATTCCCAATTCAGGGCCCGATTTTACCCAACAGGGGCCGCTGTATGTTATGAACCAAAAGAGCACCACCTATACTGTTTACAATACGGCAGATTTTATGGTAAACGATTCAGTTTACTTCGATTACACCACCTCTACTTATTCTGCCGCCCAGGGCAGCATCAACAATAACCTGGAAGGATCGGCGCAGGATGCCGTGAATTTCAGGATCACCTATAAATATTGTCCTCAGGTAGTGCTGGCAGCAGATATCACTTCGTTTACCACCAATAAAATAAACGATGCCTCCATCGATATAAAATGGATCACTTTAAATGAAAAAAACAATCGCAATTATGCAATACAAAAAAGCACTGATGGAAAAGTTTTTGGAAACGTTACTGAGCTGGCTGCAAAGACCGGTACCGCGCAAACCGGCGCCTATAGTTATTCGTACCCGGTTCAATTAGCCGACAATAACAAGATCCTGTGGTTCAGAATTAAACAAACAGATACAAACGGATCTATACAGTATTCGGCTGTTCGTGCAATAAAGATAAATGGTACCGCCAACGAACAACTTAAATTATACCCTAACCCTGCCAAAGGAGCCAGTAATCTTATTTTCAGTAATAACAAACGCGGTAACTGGGAGGTGAATATTCACAGCGTAAACGGCCAGTTGTTGAAGCGTTATTCCTTTACCAATGCCCTTACGGGGAATATAAACACCGGTAATGAACTGGGCAAAGGCATTTACATGGTGCGCATCATCAACAAAACCACCCAGGAGAAACTGGTGCGGCAACTTATTATTCAATAG
- a CDS encoding sensor histidine kinase yields MPSAKNFSPRQLAAFTAAILAFPIAVGILILTGNWQIGLASLVVVFAGSYWLILVTMERFIYRKIKLIYKLIYQTKATKKEEMYFKYILPQKSIDEVRADVEAWGEHRIKEIELLRQNEAYRKEFLQNLAHEFKTPIFAIQGYVDLLLDGAMEEEAVAKRFLENTSKNVDRLVNLMNDLDEISKLERGEQLLAKQNFPIQELIKEIYDSLSIKTQAKNIRTVIKKGCEAPITVFADKEKIKQVLINLVENATKYGKHNGNIVASIYDTDDQHVLIEISDDGIGIEEEHLPRIFERFYRTDTARSRDKGGTGLGLAICKHIIEAHGQSIHVRSTPDVGTTIGFTLESKRD; encoded by the coding sequence ATGCCTTCAGCCAAAAATTTTTCACCGCGGCAGCTGGCCGCTTTTACTGCAGCTATCTTAGCTTTTCCAATTGCCGTTGGCATTCTTATTCTTACCGGCAACTGGCAAATAGGATTGGCTTCGCTGGTAGTGGTTTTTGCAGGCAGTTACTGGCTGATACTGGTTACCATGGAACGTTTTATTTACCGCAAAATAAAACTGATCTACAAACTCATTTACCAAACCAAGGCTACCAAAAAAGAGGAGATGTATTTCAAATACATTCTTCCCCAAAAAAGCATCGACGAAGTGCGTGCCGATGTGGAGGCCTGGGGCGAACACCGCATTAAGGAAATTGAGCTGTTGCGCCAAAATGAAGCCTACCGCAAGGAGTTTCTTCAAAACCTTGCCCATGAATTTAAAACGCCCATCTTCGCAATACAGGGTTATGTAGATCTTTTGCTTGACGGCGCCATGGAAGAAGAAGCCGTAGCCAAAAGATTCCTGGAAAATACTTCCAAAAACGTAGATCGCCTGGTGAACCTGATGAACGACCTGGATGAGATCTCAAAACTGGAACGCGGCGAACAATTACTGGCCAAACAGAACTTTCCCATTCAGGAACTTATTAAAGAGATCTACGACTCCCTTTCTATAAAAACACAGGCTAAAAATATCCGCACCGTAATTAAAAAAGGCTGCGAAGCGCCCATCACCGTTTTTGCCGATAAAGAAAAAATAAAACAGGTGCTTATTAACCTGGTTGAAAATGCCACCAAGTATGGCAAACATAACGGTAATATAGTAGCCAGTATTTACGATACCGACGATCAGCACGTACTGATTGAAATAAGCGACGATGGTATTGGCATCGAGGAAGAGCACCTGCCCCGTATTTTTGAACGCTTTTACCGCACCGATACCGCCCGCAGCCGCGATAAAGGCGGCACCGGTTTGGGCCTCGCCATTTGCAAACATATTATTGAAGCGCACGGACAAAGTATTCATGTGCGCAGCACACCGGATGTTGGAACGACAATTGGGTTTACGTTGGAATCCAAGAGGGATTGA
- a CDS encoding response regulator, giving the protein MNAKGKILIADDEPDIVEIIRYNLTKEGYEIVTANNGDDAIQKAKLSQPDLIILDIMMPRKNGVEVCEILRAQPAFKDTVIVFLTALSDESSHVKGLETGADDYISKPVSPKILVSRIHAIFRRINKEPEEKVIRIDNLEIDPVKFEAKVDSKAVVLAKKEFELLYLLASKPGRVFLRNEILNQIWGNDVIVGDRTIDVHIRKIRQKLGIDCITTVKGVGYKFTM; this is encoded by the coding sequence ATGAATGCTAAAGGCAAGATCCTTATTGCAGATGACGAGCCTGATATAGTTGAAATTATCCGGTATAATCTTACCAAAGAGGGTTATGAGATAGTGACGGCTAATAATGGGGATGATGCCATTCAAAAAGCCAAGCTAAGTCAGCCCGACCTGATTATCCTGGATATTATGATGCCCCGCAAAAACGGGGTGGAAGTTTGTGAAATTTTACGTGCCCAACCGGCATTTAAGGATACTGTTATCGTATTCCTAACCGCCCTCAGCGATGAAAGCTCTCACGTTAAAGGCCTGGAAACCGGTGCAGACGATTATATCAGCAAACCGGTAAGCCCTAAAATTCTCGTAAGCCGTATACACGCTATCTTTCGCCGCATCAATAAAGAACCGGAAGAAAAAGTAATCAGGATCGATAACCTCGAAATTGATCCGGTTAAATTTGAAGCCAAGGTAGACAGCAAAGCGGTGGTATTGGCGAAAAAAGAATTTGAACTGCTGTACCTCCTGGCGTCAAAACCCGGCCGGGTATTTCTGCGCAACGAGATCCTTAACCAGATCTGGGGTAACGATGTGATCGTTGGCGACCGCACCATCGACGTTCATATTCGAAAAATCCGCCAAAAGCTCGGCATCGATTGCATTACCACCGTTAAAGGAGTTGGTTACAAATTCACAATGTGA
- a CDS encoding ABC transporter ATP-binding protein — translation MAEKSKGKIIFDLSLLKRVFQYAKPYKRKFILSVIMAILLAIVSPIRPWLIQITINDYIHKGVTGDKAVKLSMEQVIIWVTIIQIGLLLLETAFRFYFSYLTAWLGQTVVKDLRVNVYRKILGLNLSQFDTTPIGTLTTRTINDIEAINDIFSDGLIPIIADLLSIIAVLIFMFFVDWRLTLISLASFPILIVATYLFKESVNKSFIRVRNAVANLNAFVQEHITGMAIVQAFAAEDKEFNKFKAINKEHRNANINAIFAYSVFFPVVEIVLAVGTGLMVWWAATHALGIYSTDEVAGRLLIGKMFSFFLCLNLLFRPLRVIADKFNVLQMGMVASERVFKVLDNEDMITTEGSFDPDMVKGKIAFEQVSFAYVGDRYVLKDISFEVKPGDTVAIVGHTGSGKTSIISLLNRLYHIKHGAIKIDDVKIEDFKLDALRRQIGVVLQDVFLFSGSVLDNITLRNPAITREQVVAAAKMIDMHDFIMQLPGGYDYNVMERGGSLSLGQRQLLSFIRALLYNPSILILDEATSSVDTESELLIQKAIDKLIAGRTSIVIAHRLSTIRKASKIIVLDKGEVKEMGTHDELIALQGFYYKLHQMQFDKHIPA, via the coding sequence ATGGCGGAAAAAAGCAAGGGGAAGATCATATTCGATTTAAGTTTACTGAAACGGGTATTTCAGTATGCAAAGCCCTATAAAAGAAAATTTATCCTTTCTGTAATAATGGCTATCCTGTTGGCCATTGTATCACCTATACGGCCGTGGCTTATCCAGATCACTATCAATGACTACATTCACAAGGGTGTTACCGGCGATAAGGCGGTAAAATTATCGATGGAGCAGGTGATCATCTGGGTCACCATTATCCAGATTGGTTTGTTGTTACTGGAAACAGCCTTCCGGTTTTACTTTTCTTATTTAACTGCCTGGTTAGGACAAACCGTAGTAAAAGACCTGCGGGTGAACGTTTATCGCAAAATTCTGGGGTTGAACCTTTCGCAGTTCGACACTACACCTATTGGTACTTTAACTACCCGCACCATCAATGATATTGAGGCCATTAACGATATTTTTTCGGATGGCTTAATTCCCATCATCGCCGATCTGTTGTCGATCATCGCGGTGCTGATCTTTATGTTTTTTGTTGACTGGCGGCTTACGCTGATCAGCCTGGCTTCGTTCCCCATCTTAATAGTAGCCACTTATTTATTTAAGGAAAGCGTGAACAAGTCGTTCATCAGGGTGCGTAATGCGGTGGCTAACCTCAATGCCTTTGTACAGGAACACATTACCGGAATGGCCATTGTGCAGGCGTTTGCAGCGGAAGATAAAGAGTTCAATAAGTTTAAAGCTATAAATAAAGAACACCGCAACGCCAACATCAACGCCATCTTTGCCTATTCGGTGTTTTTTCCCGTGGTAGAAATTGTGTTGGCGGTAGGTACCGGTTTAATGGTGTGGTGGGCTGCCACCCATGCATTGGGTATTTATAGTACAGATGAAGTGGCGGGCCGGTTATTGATAGGGAAAATGTTTTCTTTTTTCCTGTGTTTGAACCTGCTGTTCCGCCCGTTGCGGGTAATAGCCGATAAGTTCAACGTGTTGCAAATGGGGATGGTGGCCAGTGAACGGGTGTTCAAGGTGCTGGATAATGAAGATATGATTACTACCGAAGGTAGCTTTGACCCTGACATGGTAAAAGGAAAGATCGCTTTTGAGCAGGTATCCTTCGCCTATGTTGGCGACAGGTATGTGCTGAAGGACATCTCCTTCGAAGTGAAGCCAGGCGATACAGTAGCCATTGTAGGGCATACCGGAAGCGGTAAAACATCCATCATCAGCCTGCTGAACAGGCTGTACCATATAAAGCATGGCGCTATTAAAATAGATGATGTAAAGATTGAAGATTTTAAGCTGGATGCATTACGCCGCCAGATTGGGGTGGTGTTGCAGGATGTGTTCCTGTTTTCGGGTTCTGTGCTGGATAACATCACTTTACGTAATCCTGCCATTACCAGGGAACAGGTGGTTGCAGCTGCCAAAATGATTGATATGCATGATTTTATCATGCAACTGCCAGGCGGGTATGATTACAACGTAATGGAAAGAGGCGGCAGCCTGTCGCTGGGACAGCGCCAGCTGTTGTCATTTATCAGGGCCTTGCTGTACAACCCTTCTATATTGATATTGGACGAAGCCACTTCTTCGGTAGACACTGAAAGTGAGTTACTTATTCAAAAAGCGATCGATAAACTGATTGCTGGCCGCACCTCCATAGTGATTGCCCACCGGTTGTCGACCATTCGCAAGGCAAGCAAGATCATTGTGCTTGATAAAGGCGAGGTAAAGGAAATGGGTACGCACGACGAATTGATCGCGCTTCAGGGTTTCTACTATAAGCTGCACCAAATGCAGTTCGATAAGCATATTCCGGCTTAA
- the atpB gene encoding F0F1 ATP synthase subunit A: MLVRSVKSLLVAVFSLSIVISPLLVKAEGGGAPKEEKLNPAKLIIEHVSDGHEFHFVTIGNNPVSISLPVILYSPEKGFTAFMSSAFHHGTEAHEGYVWITEEYMKEHPEVEEQKDEQGKELFKNDKIYALDAEGKPSLTATVYDFSLTRNTTQMLISVILLIWVMSSIAKKYKKGIGETSAPKGFQNALEPIITFVRDDVGKANLGHSYEKYTPFLLSVFFFILINNLIGLIPGSANVTGNIGFTAMLGIVAFLVIMFSTNKHYWGHIFNPPVPGGVKPILIPVEILGIFTKPFALIIRLFANMISGHVIILAFICLIFIFGAMNTALGWGTSPFFILLAVFIYVIEILVAFLQAYIFANLAAVFIGQAFENGHDHEDVPGHHDPVVI, translated from the coding sequence ATGCTGGTCAGAAGCGTCAAATCCTTATTGGTAGCGGTTTTCAGCCTGAGTATTGTCATTTCTCCTTTATTGGTAAAAGCCGAAGGCGGAGGAGCTCCCAAGGAAGAAAAGTTAAATCCTGCCAAACTTATAATTGAACACGTTTCTGATGGTCATGAATTTCATTTTGTAACTATTGGAAATAATCCGGTGTCTATTTCATTACCGGTTATTTTATACTCACCAGAAAAAGGGTTCACTGCGTTTATGTCGTCTGCCTTCCATCACGGAACTGAAGCCCATGAAGGATATGTGTGGATCACTGAAGAATATATGAAGGAACATCCTGAGGTGGAAGAACAAAAAGACGAGCAGGGAAAAGAACTGTTCAAGAACGATAAGATATATGCATTGGATGCGGAAGGCAAACCAAGTCTTACTGCTACAGTATATGACTTCTCTTTAACCCGTAATACCACGCAAATGCTGATATCAGTAATATTACTGATATGGGTTATGAGCAGCATAGCTAAAAAATATAAAAAAGGTATTGGCGAAACAAGCGCACCCAAGGGTTTCCAGAATGCGCTGGAGCCTATTATCACCTTCGTTAGAGATGATGTAGGTAAAGCCAACCTGGGACACAGCTACGAAAAGTACACACCGTTCCTGTTGAGTGTTTTCTTCTTCATACTTATTAATAACCTGATTGGTTTGATCCCCGGATCAGCAAACGTAACCGGTAACATTGGCTTTACTGCCATGCTGGGTATCGTTGCCTTCCTGGTTATTATGTTCAGCACCAACAAACATTACTGGGGCCATATTTTCAATCCTCCGGTGCCTGGTGGAGTAAAACCCATTCTGATCCCGGTGGAAATTCTGGGTATTTTCACCAAGCCTTTCGCCCTCATTATCCGTCTTTTCGCGAACATGATCTCTGGTCACGTAATTATATTAGCCTTCATTTGTTTGATTTTCATTTTTGGCGCCATGAATACGGCACTGGGATGGGGCACTTCACCCTTCTTCATTCTGCTGGCGGTATTCATTTACGTAATTGAGATCCTGGTTGCGTTCTTACAGGCTTACATTTTCGCCAACCTGGCTGCCGTGTTTATTGGTCAGGCTTTTGAAAATGGACATGACCATGAAGATGTGCCCGGACATCATGATCCGGTAGTTATCTAA
- the atpE gene encoding ATP synthase F0 subunit C, which translates to MNLMTILLEVQPGYGAIGASLAAIGAGIGIGQIGKGAVESIARQPEATNDIRATMILAAALVEGVALLAAVAGLLAVFR; encoded by the coding sequence ATGAATTTGATGACTATTCTGTTGGAAGTTCAGCCCGGTTACGGTGCAATCGGCGCTAGCCTTGCTGCGATTGGTGCCGGTATCGGTATCGGTCAAATCGGTAAAGGTGCCGTTGAATCAATTGCCCGTCAACCAGAGGCAACCAACGACATTCGTGCTACCATGATCCTGGCTGCGGCCCTCGTAGAAGGTGTTGCCCTTCTGGCTGCAGTTGCTGGTCTGCTGGCTGTATTCCGCTAG